The Elaeis guineensis isolate ETL-2024a chromosome 14, EG11, whole genome shotgun sequence genomic sequence ccgcctaggggcattatcccacctaaggcataggTCAACCCtaacgatttgacagccccacgacgatttgacaccCTTACGGTgcctctgacagtcctcagtgagttgacaattcttcaattgtccgcgccattaatgacggcgccataccatgctccactatatatatcgaggAAGGCAACAATGCTAGAGGTCCATTCGAAACCCCTGAGGTTCCTTCGAAACtctcaagctctccctctctctctcatcctctctcgttgagctcattgttttctttttactgttgcctagtctcctctctgacttgaccgtcggaggatccccgtcggagccgcctccggtcagtgcggacttttttttgcaggtgctcttttccggcgatcaggcgacgaggagattgaCTGCAACAGTATTTAAAAGAAGAAAACCAGACAATGTAAGATAACATCCATATGTAATTATATGAgtccttttttttataaaaataattaatgtgTCATATTGTGGCATCAAGTTTATCGGAGCTGGAcatgataaataataaataactAAATTACTAGCTATCTCAAAAGGTGAGGCTTGATGCATCTCAAAATTCTTATGCTGCGCACAAAAATGACAAAACCTAAataccaaaaattttatttatcttttcaGATGAGCTACATCTTTCTCTTCACaagaattttaaagaaattttgcactttaaaaaattaaaagatgagCTTGCAAAGAGTGCCTTATTTTCTCTTTCCTAGCCACCATTCTCAAAATAGATTTACCATCGTAAAGGTCATGATAAGGTAGTATAAATATGAAAGGATTATGAACTCTGATGCACAACTTATTGAAGTGAGGTAGAAAATCATCGTGAGAAACTTTATTGTTATCCATTCAGATGAGAATAGCTTGAAAAATACTATTGACTCATTTCCTCATTCTTTTATCTGAAAGTCATTAATCTTATTACTTGAGTAAAAGCATGCGGTAGAAAAATCTTCCTGATGGCATATAGACGTTTGATAAATGCAAACCTTTAATTTCCTTCAACAACTCAAATCAACCAAGGAAAATATCAGCCATGATATCTTTCAAGTTAAATAGGCTACAGTAGATCAATGAAAATATATATCTACTTATTGATCTTCATCAACAGCAGCTAAAAAATGAGACATCTTTCACAAATGTTACAAGAGAGAAGGAAAAGACTCTGTATATCCGGAACAAGAAAACTGAaacactattaaaaaaaaaaaaatcctctcacAACCAATATCATTCAAATTCTACAGATATTTCAATGAAATTTAGAACCACACGCAGTTTATGAAAgctaaaactatatatatatacatacatacatatatatatatatatatatatatatatatatatatatatatatatatatatatatatatatatatatatatatatatatgtatgtatgtaggtatgtatgtatgtatgtatgtaatgtaATGGATAAGTAATTGAAGACAGTAAAAGTATCCTAACCTCTAATGCCTTGACCAACTTCGTTTTATGCGGAGGAGGAGCCAAGatctttttgattaaagtttcaACAATGTAAAATTAAAACATATTAAGCTTGTTAGGAAAGTATGTAGTTAACTGGATATGAAGACTCATGTGGGTGCATagttagtcccacatcggttattcattggaaagatcttggatacttGTATAGCACCAAAAAACTCAAATAATATCTTTCGactagtctttttggatgaggTCCTAAATTGTTACAAATTGTATAAGAGCCGATCCCACCCATAGTCTATGTGGACTAGAAAATACTACAGCACGGATTCATTGGGTTAACCATGGGCCAATTGTAATATTTATGAATAATATATGGATTTGTATATTTAGTCTAACGAAGACACTTGGGCTTAAACAGGAGGAGTATGTGAGGATTCGCATAGGCgtatatttagtcccacatcaattaTTCATTGAAAATATCTTGAGTACTTATAcaagatcaaagaattcaaataataCCTTTTGGCTAATCTTTTTGAATGAGGTCCCAAGTGTTACAAGTCCTATCAAAGCTAACCCAGCATATAGTCTATATCGACTAGAGGATATTGCAGTACAGATTCATTAAACTGACTACGGACCAATTGTGGTGTTTATAAATGGATGTATAGATTTGGATCTTTGGTCTGATAAAAATGTCAGGGCTTAAACAAAGGGAGTTTGTGAAGACTCGTGTGGGtgtgtatttagtcccacatcagttatTCGCTACAAAGATCNNNNNNNNNNNNNNNNNNNNNNNNNNNNNNNNNNNNNNNNNNNNNNNNNNNNNNNNNNNNNNNNNNNNNNNNNNNNNNNNNNNNNNNNNNNNNNNNNNNNGTAGAATGTGGAacacaaaaatattatttaagaaGAAACACAAAACCACGCTCGTTTATATCTGCAATTCTTTACTGTAACTTTGCACCATATCAACCTTTCATTCTGTAAAATTTGTACTTTGCAATCGTCTCTTTTGTATATGTTTTTTAAGGGACTGGATCTAAATTTTGCTTCCAAACTTTAAATTTCCGGCACTATCTTGAGCTAAAACTAGAATGCTAATTTTCATCTGGATAATGTATATATGTTCGTCaacatattagttatacaaatactGTCTGAAAATTGCTAATCTGACTAGCATATTGGTAATATCCCTGATCTCTGTAATTGGAATCCTGGCACCTTATTAAATTGTTCAATGCTTGGCAGATTGCTGGGATTCAACCCCCATGTGAAGCAATGGTATGAGATTCTTTCATACATACTAATTTAGATTTTTTGTCTTTCTGTTATTGCTACTGTCAGAACATGCAActttaacaatattaaatttaaagtTTGTAAAAATTCATGGAGTTATGAAATCTTCAGTCATTTATtatatttcatgaaaattttgTCCTTTGCAGTAGCCAATGTGGTATGCCAACTCATACTGGAGGGGTTCATGATGTAACTGTTTTCAGATGTATCTATGTGCTAGGTTTTATCATTTGTGTGTTTGTACTTGGCCTTTATAGCCACAAGTTTGCTTGAGTGAGCATTACTTTGGAGGTTTTATAATATGTCTATTATCAATTGATAGAATCTGATTGGCATAAAGTTTGATAGTATCAAGAAATGACTGCAtgttgatatatatagcatactttcctcaaaatttatttattttatataaattcacTTATAGATAAGAAACTATACTTGCCATCTAGATGGTGAGAAGAGATATATTTTACATCGCAAGGGGCTATAATTGGAGATATCAATGTTTCTAGTACAGAAGTTCCTATATCAATAGGAAATGCCCTACTTTCTTAAATTAATCGACCCAATTAGTTACACACAGAGCCAAAAATCAACTCCTGGTGATTTTACAGTAATGTTGGCatcatctttcttttattatgacactaattaaaaaaattgtaaaaaaaaattcatagtgtATGACTTTATTAAATCAACTCTCCTGGTGACTTTACAGTAATATTGGCatcatctttcttttattatgACACTAACTAAAAATTTGTAAAAAAACATTCATTGTGTATTACTTAATATTTCAAGTCTGATGTGAATATTCTAATGGCCTTCCATTAATTGGTTCCATAAGTAGAATTATATGCTGTAAGAGCCACTTAAAACCGACCTTCTATTCTATAAGATCATGTTCatactaattattattatttgatgattAGTTGCAAATGATCTCGTGTATATGCCTTCCCATGCATCAATTAGTAGCCAAAATCATGATAATCAGTTAAGAAACTATGCCATAACATCAAAATTCTAGGTTGATGTTAAACTTTTTACTACCTTGGAATAGACCAGGAAACTCATTTAAAGTTATGTAGGATAAGGGTCAGCTGGTACCTCTGAAAGACCAAAGGTCCTTTAACAAACTTGTAATAATGAACTTGGTTTTTATTATGGTGCATGGTTCATCAAGTTCACCTCTTTTAATTATTTCTACCAGTTAGTCCAAGATAATTCCTGGTCTTGTTACTAAGATGGTCTCAAACTACAGAATTCAGCATATTTTACATGAATCCAAGATTATTAAGCACTTGCAAGCCTTATCAAGAGCTTAAAGCCCAAAAATTCCTACATCATGGGTAATGAAGTGGTGATATCGAAGAATGGGTGCTTATTTGATTAAGACTGAATGATTAGTTTGGTAGGAAAAATGAGTGAAGCATTATGTCAGTTAATAGTGCTAATAAAAATAGATTACCTTATACATTAAATGCATGAGCACAAAATGCAATTACCAATAAAATGTTAAGCCACCAAGCACCTAAGTATATAATAAACTGGTACATACAATTGCAAATGGAAGATATAATTTAATTGAGAAATGTTAGCTAaagtttattatttatttatggtaAAGAAGTTATTTGAGTATAGAGAAAAGGAATTTGCCCTTCATTTCCATTATTTTAAGTCTCTTAAATTGTAAGAAATCTAAAAAACAAGGATTTTCTGGGAAATGCTTAAGTAAAGCTTGACCCTCCTTGGTTTCATAAGCTTTGGTTTCATAGAACCTGCACAAAGGCTTTATTAGAGTTACAGTGTTCCTCCCTGGAAGCTACTGAGTTCCAGCTTTTCTAATTGAATTTAACCTTTTTGTAACTAGAGGATGTTGATTTTATCTTTTGGCTATTAAAACCTTTGGCTTATGCTGTAATATACGAGCTGGATAGGACAAAATCCTCTTGGTCTTATTGTAGTACTTCATCGTTCTTTGCCTTTTGGCACACTAAAACTGGATGTCAGATGGGTCAGTATTTTCACTTCAAGTTTCAAATAAACATTCAAAGGTTATGTCTAATCATGCATCTGAACTTAGTCCAAACTTCCACATCGTCGTTTATCTATCCCAGAACAGTTCAGATATTCCTCCTGCATCTAAGAACAACAATGAAGATTACTGCCTCATGTAAGTTTTTCGTTGCTTATAACAAAGCGATGAATATGCATTGTCTGCATGATACTTAATCCACGTTGTCTGCATGATGCTTAATCCACATTGACCAATAATATTTGGGGCACTTATTTTGGATTTTTGAAGCATCTTGGGTCCATTCCCTTGTATCGTCTAAAAAGAGGCAGGATTCTTATGGTTCTCTTTACCCTTCTGTTGGAGGAAAAAGGGAAGTCAATGAGGTTTCTTAGATACTGAAGtttatttttggatgaatgaCAGGACATGGCACAAGAATTTACTGCTAGTTCGAAGGGAGGGAATGATCTTCTTTAGAGTTTGGGACCTGGTGATAGAAACAACTTGGAGTGAGTTGTCTTCATCTGAAATAGAAGTAAAAAGAAACTCTAAAGTGAAGCTAGGCACAAGTATATTTTGGTTGAATGGTTACATCCAAGCGTAGGACATGCAGCTGTCCCAATCATGCATCTAGGTTAGACTAGCATTGGTTGCTTTAGTATTTAGCTGACTATGGTGCTTAGAGATCATAGCAGTTTTCACAGCCTCCACGTTTTTTTCTGGTACTTTATTTGTATCCCAACATCTAGCAAAAAGAGGTCAGCATCAAGAGATAATAACTGAAAAAAAAGACGTAGAGTCACAAGTGCATAAAATATACAAGGCAAAACCTTGTTAGTATGGTAACCCCTCCCCCTCACCTCTGATGGAATTTTGGAGTTCTGGAACCATTTCCATGGCTGCAACCATACTCgctattttcttttttatgatctgTGAAGAGGATTGCTCTTAATTAGTAACCATCGGTCTAACAATCCAAACTTAAAATACATTGTTCTGTTTAGCTTATGACCATTTACAGTCAAATAATTAATGTGTTACCTATATGATTTCCATGTCTTCTGCCTGAGAGGTCTTGTGGTCTGTCATTTTGAGCATTTCATTTTGGAATCGTAATCGACGGCTTTGTCATGAATCTGTCGAATATATGTGCAGGCTTCAGGAACACAACATGACTACAAAGGATGCTTATCAGTATTTTGTATTGAGGGCTCAAGAGATAGCAATTGCTCTTGGTTGGATTCCAGTTAACTGGGTGTTTATTTATCTATTCGTTTATTTATTATCATCAATCTTCATCATTtccagagacttgagagaaaaagGCCATGAAAATATGAACTTTCTAATGTTACCATTTCATATTTTCCCAGGGAAGAAACCTTCAACACATTCAAGGAAAATCTCAATCCTCAAACAGTTATACATAACTGGTATATTGTTAACTTTATTATACTTGATTCCTATTTAGCAATTGATGGGGCTTGTTTTTAGCTTTGACTTCCCATTCACTTCTGTTTGTTAGATACTCGATGCTTGGTCCTTCCATAAATGTCGATTGTGTGTTGACATCTTGCAGGTTGGGCCCCGGAGTCTGTCCTAAAGCTGTTGCAAAGGGTTTAAGATGTATCGTCAGCAACCAAGGTGTATGGTACCTTGATCATCTGGATATTCCATGGGAGGATTTCTACAACAGCGAACCATTGGATGGAATAAATAGTACACTGCAGCAAGAACTTGTACTTGGTGGAGAGGTTTGCATGTGGGGTGAGACAGCTGATACATCTGATGTTCTACAAACAATATGGCCACGTGCTGCTGCAGCTGCAGGTATGCAAGTGATGAAAATagtaatttgtaataaaaatgtcCATGGAAGTTGCAGCTTATTTGTCATGGAACTGTGTACTAAGAAGGTAGCTGCATCCTTGTCCTTATTTATTGATCCATGAACATAACTATACTGGGCAGAAGTTGCTGGTATCATAATTCCTTAAAGTTTTGACAATTATTCTTCTGGTAATTACTTACCAGTTTACATCCAaatataaattatcttttattcgCTCTGAACTGAGCTTTTAATGTTTCGTCTGGATTATCAGTAAGTTATTAT encodes the following:
- the LOC140853801 gene encoding beta-hexosaminidase 1-like, with protein sequence MLGRLLGFNPHVKQWLQEHNMTTKDAYQYFVLRAQEIAIALGWIPVNWEETFNTFKENLNPQTVIHNWLGPGVCPKAVAKGLRCIVSNQGVWYLDHLDIPWEDFYNSEPLDGINSTLQQELVLGGEVCMWGETADTSDVLQTIWPRAAAAAERLWSPLDATSAGNLNSTVLSRLHYFRCLLNHRGVAAAPVTSKYARRPPIGPGSCFAQ